The following are encoded together in the Pedobacter sp. D749 genome:
- a CDS encoding type II toxin-antitoxin system RelE/ParE family toxin, giving the protein MGNRKITIKESVAESIAEVAWYLESEGLPATAEKFADGIYDFIEKLGDNRKSYRNCREPQRILMGFKCISYKKKYTIVFIELDTEIIICEFIPSKMIYW; this is encoded by the coding sequence ATGGGCAACAGAAAAATAACAATTAAGGAATCTGTTGCAGAAAGTATTGCAGAAGTTGCCTGGTATTTAGAATCCGAAGGTCTTCCTGCCACTGCAGAAAAATTTGCTGACGGCATTTATGATTTCATTGAAAAACTAGGGGACAACAGAAAAAGTTACAGAAATTGCAGGGAACCACAAAGAATTTTGATGGGTTTTAAATGCATATCTTACAAGAAAAAATATACTATTGTTTTCATTGAATTGGACACAGAGATCATTATATGCGAATTTATTCCATCGAAAATGATTTACTGGTAA
- a CDS encoding ABC transporter permease — protein MEEFEVSDASKKTKTVYISTIISIALVLLMLGLLGLVLVHAKNLSNYVKENIVLNIIVDEGAKEADVLAFQKELNANPAVKQTQYVNKELAARNLTQDLGEDFVNFLGYNPLTSTFDVYLKAEYANNKSIDALKTSISKNPVVKEVVYQSSLIDMVNKNINTIGLIILAFAALLLIISIALINNTIRLAIYSQRFLIKSMQLVGATKNFIRRPFLLYAALHGLIAAFIAIIILLATLIYARKEVPEIIILNNYQEFGFVFIGLLIVGIFITGISTWFAVSRYLRLKSYHLYR, from the coding sequence ATGGAAGAATTCGAAGTGAGTGATGCATCTAAGAAAACCAAAACCGTTTATATTTCCACTATAATCAGTATTGCCTTGGTTTTATTAATGCTGGGGCTACTTGGTTTGGTACTTGTGCATGCCAAAAACCTATCTAACTATGTAAAAGAAAACATCGTTTTAAACATTATTGTTGATGAAGGTGCAAAAGAAGCAGATGTTTTGGCTTTCCAAAAAGAGCTAAATGCGAATCCGGCGGTAAAGCAAACCCAATATGTAAATAAAGAACTTGCAGCAAGAAACTTAACCCAGGATTTAGGTGAGGATTTTGTTAACTTTTTAGGGTACAACCCACTAACTTCTACCTTCGATGTGTATTTAAAGGCAGAGTATGCGAATAATAAAAGCATAGATGCCTTAAAAACAAGTATTTCTAAAAATCCTGTAGTTAAAGAAGTGGTTTATCAAAGTTCTTTAATAGATATGGTAAATAAAAATATCAATACTATCGGTTTGATTATTTTAGCTTTTGCAGCATTATTACTCATCATTTCTATCGCCTTGATTAACAATACGATAAGATTAGCAATCTACTCACAGCGCTTTTTAATTAAAAGTATGCAACTGGTTGGTGCAACGAAAAATTTTATTCGACGTCCTTTCTTATTATACGCTGCTTTGCACGGCCTGATTGCCGCATTTATTGCCATTATAATTTTATTGGCAACTTTAATTTATGCCCGCAAAGAGGTACCTGAAATTATTATTTTAAATAACTATCAGGAATTTGGCTTCGTATTTATAGGCCTCTTAATTGTGGGTATTTTTATAACAGGCATTAGTACATGGTTTGCGGTAAGCAGATATTTACGTTTAAAATCTTATCATCTTTATAGATAA
- a CDS encoding DUF3098 domain-containing protein, with the protein MAEKKTGPVVKDVKSELVFTKQNYQLLLISIAIVAVGFILMMGTTGDIYDFRRTLLAPIVVLAGFAFGIYAILKK; encoded by the coding sequence ATGGCAGAAAAAAAAACAGGTCCGGTTGTAAAGGACGTTAAAAGCGAATTGGTTTTTACCAAACAAAACTATCAATTATTGTTAATCAGCATAGCAATTGTAGCGGTTGGTTTTATATTAATGATGGGTACTACTGGAGATATTTATGATTTCAGAAGAACTTTACTGGCACCTATTGTGGTATTGGCAGGTTTTGCTTTTGGTATTTATGCCATCTTAAAAAAATAA
- a CDS encoding DUF2281 domain-containing protein, producing MTTTNLQIEINSLPLNLRQEVADFVEFLKTKHKNKPKLKSREFGYAKGKIKLSDDFDEPLEMFADYI from the coding sequence ATGACAACAACAAATTTGCAGATCGAAATTAATTCGCTTCCCCTAAACCTTAGGCAGGAAGTTGCAGATTTTGTTGAATTCTTAAAAACAAAACACAAGAACAAGCCGAAATTAAAATCACGTGAGTTCGGGTATGCAAAAGGTAAAATCAAATTATCTGATGATTTTGATGAACCGTTAGAAATGTTTGCTGATTATATTTAA
- a CDS encoding type II toxin-antitoxin system VapC family toxin, translating to MAYLLDTHTFLWFVAGDSQLPISINKKLSDINQSCFLSIASLWEIAIKKQIGKLDLKIGFEELFRFAERNQIEIVSINETHLTTLLNLEFINNDPFDRIIVSQAISENLTLISRDKKLKNYKVKLQWD from the coding sequence ATGGCATATCTATTAGATACTCATACCTTCTTGTGGTTTGTAGCAGGAGATAGTCAACTGCCAATTTCAATAAATAAAAAATTATCTGACATAAATCAATCCTGTTTCTTGAGCATTGCCTCTCTTTGGGAAATTGCCATCAAAAAACAAATTGGAAAACTCGATTTAAAAATTGGTTTTGAAGAGCTTTTTAGATTTGCAGAAAGAAACCAGATTGAGATTGTCTCCATTAATGAAACCCATCTTACGACATTACTAAACCTCGAATTTATTAACAATGATCCTTTTGATCGGATTATTGTGTCACAAGCAATTTCAGAAAATTTAACCCTGATATCGAGAGACAAAAAATTAAAAAACTATAAAGTAAAATTACAATGGGACTAA
- a CDS encoding undecaprenyl-diphosphate phosphatase codes for MNYFEAIILAIIEGLTEFLPVSSTGHMAITSALMGIGKDDFVKLFEVAIQLGAILAVVVIYWKKFFNFSDWKFYLKLIIAVIPALVFGFLLNDFIDNTLGNPIFISAVLLIGGIILLLVDKWFKNATIDSEKEITNATALKIGFFQVLAIAFPGLSRSAATILGGMSQKLTKSAAAEFSFFLAVPTMCAATGYKILKGYHLLNTENIKLLLVGNIVAFIVAIIAIKSFIGFLTKHGFKVFGWYRIALGIIILALFLSGYHIDIN; via the coding sequence ATGAACTATTTTGAAGCCATTATCCTGGCAATTATTGAAGGTTTAACTGAATTTTTACCTGTATCGAGCACAGGTCACATGGCCATAACATCTGCACTAATGGGAATCGGTAAAGATGACTTTGTGAAACTTTTTGAAGTTGCTATTCAATTAGGTGCAATCTTGGCAGTAGTCGTAATTTACTGGAAAAAATTCTTCAACTTTTCTGATTGGAAGTTTTATCTGAAATTAATTATTGCTGTTATACCTGCTTTAGTTTTTGGTTTTCTATTGAATGATTTTATCGATAATACTTTAGGTAATCCTATATTTATCTCTGCAGTTTTATTAATTGGAGGTATAATACTCCTATTGGTTGATAAGTGGTTTAAAAACGCTACAATTGATAGTGAAAAAGAAATCACAAACGCAACTGCGCTAAAGATCGGTTTTTTTCAGGTACTTGCTATTGCTTTCCCTGGCCTGAGTAGAAGTGCCGCGACAATTTTGGGCGGAATGAGTCAAAAATTGACAAAAAGTGCGGCCGCAGAATTCTCATTCTTTTTAGCCGTGCCTACAATGTGTGCAGCAACAGGATACAAGATTTTAAAAGGTTATCATTTGTTAAATACAGAAAATATTAAGCTGTTATTAGTTGGCAATATTGTCGCCTTTATTGTTGCCATAATCGCTATAAAATCATTTATCGGCTTTTTAACCAAACACGGATTTAAAGTTTTTGGCTGGTACCGTATTGCTTTGGGAATTATCATCTTGGCATTGTTCTTATCAGGATATCATATTGATATAAACTAA
- the truB gene encoding tRNA pseudouridine(55) synthase TruB, whose amino-acid sequence MSTENSKFKDFNFAEGELLLINKPYKWTSFDVVGKIRNSLKPLKLKVGHAGTLDPLATGLLIICTGKLTKQIDTFQAEEKEYTGTMILGATTPSFDMETEVDQTFEISHISEEEIYAACKPFTGDIEQYPPAHSAVKVNGERLYVKARLGEEVELRKRFVSVPEFEITRIELPEIDFRIVCSKGTYIRSLISDFGKTLNNGAYLSKLTRTRSGNFSLKDAFEVLELVNYIRSKKEEAKTETEA is encoded by the coding sequence GTGAGTACCGAAAATTCTAAATTCAAAGACTTCAATTTTGCTGAAGGCGAATTGCTCTTAATTAACAAACCATACAAATGGACTTCATTTGATGTGGTGGGCAAAATCCGTAATTCTTTAAAACCACTAAAACTAAAGGTTGGTCATGCCGGCACTTTAGATCCCCTTGCTACAGGTTTGTTGATTATCTGCACAGGCAAGCTAACCAAACAGATCGATACTTTTCAGGCTGAAGAGAAAGAATATACCGGTACCATGATTTTGGGCGCTACCACCCCATCATTCGATATGGAAACCGAGGTTGATCAAACTTTCGAGATCAGCCACATTTCCGAAGAAGAAATTTATGCTGCCTGCAAACCATTTACAGGCGATATTGAACAATATCCACCTGCACATTCAGCAGTGAAGGTAAATGGCGAACGTTTATACGTAAAAGCAAGATTAGGTGAAGAAGTTGAATTACGTAAACGTTTTGTAAGCGTTCCGGAATTTGAAATTACACGGATCGAACTACCAGAAATCGATTTCAGGATTGTGTGTAGCAAAGGCACTTATATCCGCTCCTTAATATCCGATTTTGGTAAAACTTTAAATAACGGCGCTTATCTTTCTAAACTTACCCGTACCCGAAGCGGAAACTTTTCACTAAAAGATGCATTTGAGGTATTAGAACTTGTTAATTATATTCGCAGTAAGAAAGAAGAAGCTAAAACTGAAACAGAAGCATGA
- a CDS encoding YitT family protein → MNRIKNRHTRFIKEILLIIAGVTSACFGLKSFLMPSHFIDGGVTGISLLLSTLTGWNLSYLIAIINIPFVILGYRQIGKGFAIKTAIAIAALSLALIILPFQPITHDKLLIAFFGGLFLGGGIGLAMRGGCVIDGTEVLALYISKNSILTVGNIILILNIIIFAFAAYFLNIETALYAILTYLSASSTIDFIVNGIEQYTGVTIISEHQEAIKGFIINEMKRGVTIYKGEGGYGEKKDIDIIFTVVTKLEMSKLQTAIRQIDQDAFVIQQQIADLKGGVVKRHALH, encoded by the coding sequence ATGAACCGAATCAAAAACAGGCACACCAGATTTATAAAAGAAATTCTTTTAATCATTGCAGGTGTAACTTCGGCGTGTTTTGGCCTAAAAAGCTTTTTAATGCCGAGCCATTTTATTGATGGCGGTGTTACCGGTATTTCCCTTTTGCTAAGCACCTTAACGGGCTGGAATTTATCATACCTCATTGCCATCATCAATATCCCATTTGTAATTTTAGGTTACAGGCAGATTGGTAAAGGTTTTGCCATCAAAACAGCTATTGCCATTGCTGCGCTTTCACTAGCACTAATTATCTTACCCTTTCAGCCCATTACACACGATAAATTGCTTATTGCATTTTTTGGGGGTTTGTTTTTAGGTGGAGGAATTGGATTGGCCATGCGTGGCGGCTGTGTAATTGATGGCACAGAAGTTTTAGCACTTTACATCAGTAAAAACAGCATTTTAACTGTTGGAAATATCATCCTGATTTTAAATATCATTATTTTTGCTTTCGCAGCTTATTTCTTAAACATCGAAACTGCGCTTTATGCCATTCTCACGTACTTATCGGCATCCAGTACTATCGATTTCATCGTAAATGGCATAGAACAATACACCGGTGTGACCATTATTTCAGAACATCAGGAAGCCATAAAAGGATTCATCATTAACGAAATGAAACGAGGTGTAACCATCTATAAAGGCGAAGGTGGCTATGGAGAAAAGAAAGATATCGATATTATTTTTACCGTGGTTACCAAACTAGAAATGAGCAAATTACAAACTGCTATTCGCCAGATTGATCAGGATGCATTTGTGATACAACAACAAATTGCCGATTTAAAAGGCGGGGTAGTGAAACGCCATGCTTTACATTAA
- a CDS encoding bifunctional riboflavin kinase/FAD synthetase gives MKIYHNLSDFKKLDNAIVTIGTFDGVHFGHQKIIKQLVEKAKSDKGESVILTFFPHPRMIIDPENQDLKMINTINEKAEILKGLGVDHLIITPFTRDFSNQLPEDYIKNTLVNNIGTRHIIIGYDHRFGKDRSGNLTDLKAAGLHYGFTVEEIMEQDIHDVAVSSTKIRQALLVGDVSLANDYLGYSFSIFGRVIKGDKIGRTIGFPTANIFVEETYKLIPGDGIYAVTVEMSAEFKEEGSESTNRLQTTDSGLRTYKGMAYIGQRPTINGMTRNIEVNIFDFNQEIYGQDIKMNFLKFLRHDVKFTGLEALTVQLQKDKEATLDYFNR, from the coding sequence TTGAAAATATACCATAACCTTTCGGATTTTAAAAAATTAGATAATGCCATTGTAACCATTGGCACTTTTGATGGCGTACATTTCGGACACCAAAAAATCATTAAACAGCTGGTAGAAAAAGCAAAGTCCGATAAAGGAGAAAGCGTAATATTAACTTTTTTTCCCCACCCGAGAATGATTATTGATCCTGAAAACCAGGATCTAAAAATGATTAATACCATTAATGAAAAAGCAGAAATTTTAAAAGGTTTGGGGGTAGATCATTTAATCATCACACCTTTTACCAGAGATTTCTCCAATCAGCTGCCTGAAGATTATATAAAAAATACATTGGTGAACAATATAGGCACCAGACATATTATTATTGGTTACGACCATCGTTTTGGTAAAGACCGTTCGGGCAACCTAACCGATTTGAAAGCTGCTGGCCTACACTACGGCTTTACTGTGGAGGAAATTATGGAGCAGGATATTCATGACGTTGCGGTAAGCTCAACCAAAATCCGCCAGGCACTTTTGGTTGGAGATGTAAGTTTAGCTAATGATTACCTCGGCTACTCTTTTTCTATTTTTGGAAGGGTAATTAAAGGCGATAAAATAGGCAGAACAATCGGTTTTCCAACTGCTAATATCTTTGTAGAAGAAACTTATAAACTGATTCCGGGCGATGGCATTTATGCAGTTACTGTAGAAATGAGTGCCGAATTTAAAGAAGAAGGTTCAGAATCGACAAACAGACTTCAGACTACGGACTCCGGACTCCGGACTTACAAAGGCATGGCCTACATCGGGCAACGACCAACTATTAACGGGATGACCAGAAACATTGAGGTAAATATTTTCGATTTTAACCAGGAAATTTATGGACAGGATATTAAGATGAATTTCTTAAAATTCTTGCGTCATGATGTAAAATTTACGGGATTAGAAGCGCTGACCGTTCAGTTACAAAAAGACAAAGAAGCTACGCTCGATTATTTTAACAGGTAA